The window CAGTAAGCAGGATATGCGTAAGCTCTTAACACAATTTCAATTACAGCCTGTTAGTATTCAACAGTTTCATGAAATGAGTTTTCCATATGCTTTTTATCTCAAGAAAATTTTAAAGCGCGATTGGCTGGTATCCATTGCACTGCCAATGGTGAAGCTATTCTTCGCTGTAGTAAAGATTCGGAATAAGATGATGGTGGTTGCGAAAAATAATCTTACTTAATACATTCAAAAGCCAAGTGATCTATAAATCTGCTTGGCGCTTCTACAGTCTTAAATGCTGGTTCTGAGGAGTCCCCCATCTCGCATCTGCGTATTTGTGTAAAGCCAGCATTTTGTAATTCGTGCTGCAATGACACCTCATCCCACATCCACAAATGATGCGAATTGCCATAAGCTTCAATTAGTCTGTTCTTAAGACCTTTTGAGCGTTGTGGTATCCCTAAATAAGATCCTTCCATGAAAATATCTGCTGCGTTTGTTTTACCAGCAATCTTATCAGATTGGTAGCGAACGATATATTTTTCAAGGTCAGGTAAAACGCATCTAAATATGCCACCGGATTGAAGTAACGCATATGTATTTCGTAGAGCAATCACGCAATCCTGTCTGCTCAAATGTTCCAGAACATGTGAACAATAAATGGCTTTACAGGAATTGTTTGCAATGGGCAGGCCTTTTACAATATCCCCATACAAGATATTATCCGGGAAGGTTAAGCCTTTCAGGCTGGATGCAAGCAGTTTGCCGATAATAGGTATCTTCTGTATGCGCAGTGTGGGTGTTGCATCAAAATTGAGCCAATTATCTGGCGCGGTTACGCCACAACCATAATGGACATAAAGATTCTCCTGCTTCATGCTGCAATGATACTATACTTTGATATAAATCTTTCGCTTATCCAGTACATAACAGATGCCCCAGTAGAATACTATCAGTAGAATGGCGTATAAAAGTGAGCCTACTCTTAGGTCTTCTGAAATGTTTTTACAAAATGTATTATAGAACCATGGGAAGAAAGATGTATATGTTGGTTCTCCTGTTTCTGCATTCACGCCAGTTGACCAACGGAGTAATCCTGTGAGTCTGGGTAGAAACCCACTCAATACAAAAATGAATAATGGGTTCTTACCAAATACATCAAAGAAGCGGCTCCAAGCACCCTTGGCTTCCTTGAATTCAATCAGGTATATCAAGATGCCAATCACCAGCATGGCCAGTCCTGTGGTGTACAAGGTGTAACTGCTGGTCCAGATTTTTTTGTTGATAGGGAAGACCATATCCCAGCATAGTCCTGCAAAAATCAGGATCAATCCCGCCACAAATAAATTACTCAGCATTTCATAATTCTTGCCCTTTTGCTGAATATACTGTCCGGTAAAATAGCCAAACACCACCTGTACTATCGCCGCTGGCGTGCTGAACAATCCTTCCGGATCAAAGGGTACGCCTTCGCCCATATAGATATGCGATTCGCCAAACAAATTGATATCGCGTTGCGTACCAAAAAAGCCCTGCATGCTATAAGGGTCTGCAGGATTACCCAGAAAATAACTCAATAGCCAATAAGCAATCAATAATATGGCGCTGAACACAAAAGCACCTTTGGTTTTGAAGTAATAGACAATGATGGCAGCAAAACCATAGCACAATGCAATACGTTGTAACACACCCATGATGCGGACGTTTTGCCATTGCTTCATCACCAAATGACCGTCTTGCCATTTTACAAATGGACTCCAATGCAGCAATAAGCCAATGAGGAAGATTAAGGCAGTACGCTTCAATACTTTTTTCAAGAAAGCAGCTTGCCCGGCCTCTTCAAATCTGGGCATCACAAAAGCCAGCGCATTACCAACGGCAAACAAAAAAAATGGAAAGACTAAGTCTGTTGGTGTGCAGCCATGCCATTCCGCATGTTTGAGCGGACCAAAAATATGGCTCCAACTACCGGGGTTATTCACCAAAATCATTAAGGCAACAGTAGCGCCGCGAAATACATCCAGAGAGTAATAGCGTTGGTTCATGGCAGGCAGTTAAGGTTAATTAAAGCTATTAAATTTATGCATTAGCCAAGCGGGTTTCCTACCTATCTTCATACCAATGTTCTCCTTGGCTCGAATACAAAAATTATTTCTGA is drawn from Chitinophagales bacterium and contains these coding sequences:
- a CDS encoding DUF5009 domain-containing protein is translated as MNQRYYSLDVFRGATVALMILVNNPGSWSHIFGPLKHAEWHGCTPTDLVFPFFLFAVGNALAFVMPRFEEAGQAAFLKKVLKRTALIFLIGLLLHWSPFVKWQDGHLVMKQWQNVRIMGVLQRIALCYGFAAIIVYYFKTKGAFVFSAILLIAYWLLSYFLGNPADPYSMQGFFGTQRDINLFGESHIYMGEGVPFDPEGLFSTPAAIVQVVFGYFTGQYIQQKGKNYEMLSNLFVAGLILIFAGLCWDMVFPINKKIWTSSYTLYTTGLAMLVIGILIYLIEFKEAKGAWSRFFDVFGKNPLFIFVLSGFLPRLTGLLRWSTGVNAETGEPTYTSFFPWFYNTFCKNISEDLRVGSLLYAILLIVFYWGICYVLDKRKIYIKV
- a CDS encoding methyltransferase domain-containing protein, with translation MKQENLYVHYGCGVTAPDNWLNFDATPTLRIQKIPIIGKLLASSLKGLTFPDNILYGDIVKGLPIANNSCKAIYCSHVLEHLSRQDCVIALRNTYALLQSGGIFRCVLPDLEKYIVRYQSDKIAGKTNAADIFMEGSYLGIPQRSKGLKNRLIEAYGNSHHLWMWDEVSLQHELQNAGFTQIRRCEMGDSSEPAFKTVEAPSRFIDHLAFECIK